TACGAGAAGGAGGTAGGGAACTTCCACTAAAAAGGAGGCGGAGCAGCTAGAGGATTGAGTAGGAGGCAGCCTCGAATAGGAGGAGTATGCGATGTAAGCTGGAGGCGTGAGGCAGCCCGGAAAAGCAGGAGGCGCGGCACCTGGAGAGCAACGCGGAATAAGAGGAGGCGACAAGATTTCTCCGGTCATGTGTCCGTTTCTGATGCATTGAATTGTAGTTGCCCGCATGGATGAGAATGGGCCGGCCTAGCCGGACCGCACCGATCTGATGCCACCTCTAGTCTTGATCGGTAAGGCTGGAACGGccgttcattttatttaacacGTACAGTGCTCTGGGCACTGCATGAAGTCCAGCGAGGATTAACACGGTAAAATAAATCTTGTAGTGATGACACGCGTGTAATTAACGTGtcgcgctgcatgcatcgaCACCTCTGGTATTtccttgactataaaaggaggactaATGCCACCGTCCAAAGGTTCGAATTCATTAGAGTTTAACTCAGCATTCATCCAAGTAGCCAAGTCCTCAGAGGAACAAGTAGCGAAGCCCGAGaatcccccggcaacctgtacaCACTCAAACTCGTGAATACAACACAAAGCAGGATGTAgtgtgttacacctccgggtgggctgaacctgggtaaactcacgGGTCTACACTTCTTGTTGTGGTGGTTGTGGTTGTACTCCATCATAATACAAGACCATGAGATGTATGACAAGTGTCATCATGCTATACATCCtactaaaaatatttatttctctagaATATAAGTATCTTATTCTAGAGAATTATCATCCATAAGCCTTCTAGCTCCTCAAGTAATCTCTCAAGTTTCCTAGAATATTTCAATCCTCTTATGACAAACATTCACTGGAAGGCTTCTTGTAAATATCTTATCTATTTACCCAAAGTATTATAGAAActtctcaagtatgcattgctaATTTTCAACACTCTcaattatccaaagtatcctaTAATAATatcaagtatgcattgctatttctcaaCACCATTATGGTAAATTTTTAATCTTATGGTGACCTAATACATAGACACAAATATAATATGTCATTTAGGACacttaaaaaaattgtttgcTTTCGAGTTACAACTATTGTGTAGTTTAGGTAGCGATTTTGTTAGCTATCTTATACTTCTCAATTAGAGAAAATTAGTGCATattcatttttgaaaaaaaattaaccttTGGCTCAATGAGCCTAGTCCCACTGCTCCAATTTCTATCTGAGACCGGCCCAAGCAACCCAATGGTCTCGATTATCTGGGTCGGCGGTCCATTGTCATTCCTGCCCAACGATTGATTTCACTGTTTTATattccatttttttcatgaatctaaaacaaaaaagatttTTGAGTGTGGATTTTGTGCCCTCGGTGAGCTATACCACCCCTCTTGTCACCATGCGATCCATGTTGGAGATTAGAAAATTTATTCACCGGCGAGTAGTTAATTACATTGAGACTAATTAATGAATGCATGTTACTAAACAAAAAGTTGTACCATCGAATGTGTTGTCAGCTCATACTTATGTTAATGACATTTAGTGTAAGTAATCATAATAAATGTGTGAGACATTAGTTGAAGGCATCCACGATAAATTAATGTTAATCACATTCAATGCAATCACTAATCATGGATTTGTGAGATTCATTCATCACCAATATGCTTGCAGTATTGAGCGAGCAAAATGAAATATGGACGGTGCATTTATGTTCTGCTGCTACTTTTCACCAGTGTTGTGTGCTCCAACCCGCCTGATCCCGAGAATTCCGCATATAGAAGTACAACGAAACTATAGTCATTGACGAAAGGTGGATTTGGCTCTATGTAATAGATGGATCACGATAATGCGACATTATATTTTAGGGATGACAATCTATATCTATAAGGGTTCGCTAATAAGCATGGAATTGTATACCACATGAGGCATAGGACCGACTTATTTCCTACGGGCTAAGTGTCTTTAGATTTCATGGAGAACTATAAAGAGCTCACAAATATGGTTCAAGATAAAGATGATGGTAAAGAGAGAGATGGTAGTGCAAAAAAGATGGTGCTGAAGACGAATTCACAATAAACAAACACGAAAAGAAAATTGACAAATATGGAGAGAAAATTAAAGGCACTCAACTGAACAGGATTCTCGGAGCAGTCCCTTTTGGTCAGAAAGCATCTTAGATAACAACACACGCATTTGCGAACTACCGAAAAGGAGAATCATGAGATTTAGGGGTCAAGAAAGCCTACTAAGGTTTTGCGTCCCTTTCCCAAATCTTCATTTGCCTCTGAAGCAGGTCACACCAGTTCTAGTTAAATTGTTTAATTTCCGGTTACATTTGGTCATAAGATTGTGTACGTCGTGTAGTTACTTGTATGGAAGAATtttacaactttttttttagaaaatgcaaAACTTGTGTCTCAATGCATTATGGAAGAGAAAGTTACGTAAAAGCCACAAAGAAGGGCTAACATCCACGGTTAAAACATGACGTAGTACGTAGCAACACCCACGGTCCCAGCCTAGACCCGAAGCCTAGCTTTCGACTTGACGGTTGAAAGCAAGCCTACCAAGTCCGGATGCACCTTGTCGAAGACGACTGCATGCTCAGATCTGGCCGCATGAAAAATTACCCAGCATGGCCTAGCCGCCATAAACAGAACTTTGTCTCTCTCGTCCACTCCGGCCTGCTGGCAACAATCAGACTAGTCCATGCCTCCTCTTGGCGCTCCAACGCCGGGAGGGGTTGGGGACCCTGGATCTGCGCAGGGTTTGGTTAACCGGCATCGGTACTATGGTGGCTATGATGGCATTGTGCATGTCAAGAATAAAGTTTTGCTGACTCCTCGCCCACCTCCTTGGCGGTGATATCGCCAGTGGTGTTGAGGAGGTCAGACAATTGGTTGGCCGTCACTCTTTTGGAGTGGTGGATCCAGGGTTGTCTTTTTGGTTTGCAGATAGTCTATGTGTTTCGGTTCATTGGTTTTTTCTCCTATCGATTGGCAAGTTTCGGTCAGGTCTCTTCAGATCCGTCTGAGCCAATCTTGGGTGGTCATCCAATCCTTTTCATTGTTTCTTCTCCAAGATGATGATATGTTTCTCACATCATTGTCGCTGATGTCTTCTGACTCTGACTGGCGACTTCCGGCTGTTACGTCAACAACATTTTCGTGGCTTCGACATGGGTCGAATGTCCAGAAGTAGCATCAAGTTTCGCCCATGACACGTCACCGGCGAGTGCATGAGGAAGATGGCATGGGTTAGAGGTCTAGAGGcaacatctattttttttacttcaaaTTCTGCAAAAATGGGAtgtttgaaataaaaaaataaaaaatttaaaacttcAAACCAAAAGGTTAAAATTAATTGATAAAACAAAAAGTTAGagaaattaaaattaaatGTAGGAcagataaacaaaaataattgTCGGACAGCGCCTCCCAAATTCCCAATAAAGCAAGAAGTTTCTGAGAAACATAAAACTTGAGAAAAACAGTTGGTGCGCACAAGGGGCCGGGTGCGGCCCCTCGAGCAGCTCCAGTGGGACACCGGACAAATTATTTGGGCCGAGTGCCAGGCCCCTTTCTAGTCACCAAATCCCTCGAGCGGCTCAGTCCTACGCCAGACAAATCATTTGGGCCGCAACACTCGGAAATTGCCCCCAGCCCGCTGCGAACTCGGCGCTCGCAAAACCCCACTCGCGAAACACCATAGTGAACCCGCAAAGCTCCATCCTCCAAGAAACCCTAgctgcccgccgcctcctACGCTCAtggcgtcgccggcggcatTGGTGGCTCCGATGGAGGTGCGGTGCGCTGGGTGCGACGAGACGCTGGAGGTTGACCACGGGACGACGGACTTCGCCTGCCCCGGCTGCGCCACCGAGCAGCGCCTCCCGCCGGAGCTCATGCCGCGGCGCCCGCGGCGCGCGATTCCGATCACCCCGGCCGTCTCGGCGCACGATCGCATGCCGTGCGGCGGGTGCGGAACCATGCTGAGCGTGCCGCGGGGCCTCAAGAGCTTCGCCTGCCCGATCTGCGGTGCTGCCGGTACCCGCCCTCAGGCCAGCGCCCTTCCAGTGGCTCAGCTAGTCAGTATGGAGCCACAGGTTTGTTCTTGTGCTCTCTTATGTCTACCTGCTGCCTTAATACTTCCTTGGGAGCCATCATTTTGAAGCATTTTACTGGTCCTTGGTGATGTGAATCAACTATCATTTGATGGATGGAGTGTGCACTCATTTATTCCTGTATTTCTTGCAGTCTGTTGGAGTTAGACCTTCCTAAATGAAAAATATGTATGACAGCGAAATCATCGTTCTATCGAAATATACAAGACCAATTGCTATTCGATCGATTGGACTATAAAAGTTGAGCAAATGTTCTGAAAATAGGAACGTAAGTGGTGACTGGTGAGTGGACCAAATAGATGGCGAACTGGTGAATAGACTGACTGGACTGAAATAGTAAACCCACTAGCCCATCAGACCAGCACTTTGTCAGTTGGACCACCAGTTTTAAAGTAATACCATCGACTTTAATATACTTGTACAAACTTTATGGCCTGCACAATTAGATGTTTGCATGCAAAAGACAGTCAAAGCTCATAAGAACAATCATATTTACTCTGACGGTGACTGTGAGACTCAGGGGcatattttaaaaatagatcAGTGATTGAGTCGGCTAGATCATTGTTTCACTGGTTTTACCGCCTGTTTTAAAGACAAGAATGTTATGATAATTCTCGTAATACCAAAGTTGTTAGACCGTTTATTCGGTTTATAAAAAATTGGACATAATACTAACCTGAACAGTAATATGCTTACACGCTACAAAGTACAAACTCTTGCCGGAGCTTCACATTGTCACAGATAGAATCACCATCGCCACCTAGAACAGGAGTGATGCATTTTCAATACAAGGTGTTTTTACATGGGTGCTGAAGAGAGAATGTAGTCACGACGTCAAGCACCTATAAGAGTCACTTCCAATGCCTGCACCTCCTTGTTGTTATAAGTGCTTAGATGTCTTTATCATCTTTTTTAGATATAATTATATGCCTAACCAAGCATTAATACTGCAAAAGTAGTAGCACTTCTGTTCAGTTTCTTTTTGAACCTCTCTAAGCACCTGAACTACGCGAGACCTTAGATAGAGCCCCTCTTTACTCTCCCCATCTTTTGTCATGGTGTGAGGCCTGTTAGACTGGTCAGCCCAAGGTGCCATGCTCTCTTTCATTTGAAACCAGAAACCTCCGGTTCTACTTTTATGAAACCATTCTGGTTAATCGCTTTTTAAGAAAACTATCTGGTTCTTCCGGTGTTTTCCAATCTGATTGCGTGGTCGACCCTTGGAATGAACCGAGCAGTCCAGGTATCCCATTCCAACCTTTTTGCAATTAAACCTCTGGTCCGGTTGGGTCCGGATTTTCAACTACAACTTGGAGTTTGGCCAGGTTTTCTAGCCCTTTAGAGGCAATTTGAGGTTGTTGTGCTGTGTTATGTTACTTCATGTAATCTAACTAGTTACATATTTCCTTATTTTaggagaaaacacaaaagctTTTCGTCTCGATGTATTGGATAGATAGTACAGAGTTAGTTATAGCCCAAGCAGGCCAAGGAAAAACAAAGCTTAAAAGCAAATGATACTTTAATGGTAATTCTTACATCctgaaaattgaaataaaaagtTTTTGGAGAAACattgacaattttttttgggtgaAACTACCTTAGCGAATGATCGAGAGCAGTTTCAAAGTACACTGGCACTTGAGAAAATAAATGAGTCGTGATATGGTGGTTTGAGTTCTAGTGATCCGCGAACTGTTCGAACCTGCAAAAGTTAGTACACTGATCCGGTTCCTTTCCGCCCTGAGACCGTCATTGATTTGATTATATCTTCACTACCTATATTTGATCTATTCACACATTACTGTGTTTTTCTCTTTGCTGGAATCAGGTGTTGAGAGATCCTGCAAGTCTAGCAACTCTTGCAGGACAGGTACATGTAGAAGTAGAAAGGTATAGGATGCCCACCCATTCAGAATCACAAGGATGGCATCCCAACCAGTCAGTCTATAAGGATGAGCCATTCAGGTTCAATTCTTCTAGAGCCGACAAGAAGATCCCTACTCACAGTGGGAACGTGAATGAAGTGGCTTACAGTCACTCGGACTCGGTCCATGTAGAAGACTCACATATTGATCCACTCCATGAGATTACTACAAGGCCTAGCAAGAACAAGTCTAGAATTCAATCTTTTTTCCTAAAACAAAACAGGATTCAGTCCAGCCATGCAGAGAAGGTACATCAGGGCTCTTCTAGTCAGGCCACCCCTGTTCTACAAACTCAGAGTGGATGTTCAGCCTATTCAGATCATACAAACCAGTCACAGGAACGATTTCCAAGTGATATCATTACAAGGCATGGCAAACAGAAAACTACGGTTGCCCCTAGAAATATTGGGAAGCAGCTGATAGAACATCTCGACCAAGCTACACATGAACAGAATGCACGGGGGACTTCCAGTGACGGGGCTCATGCAGATCAGGTACATGTCGAGCCTGACAGCAGCAGATGGAATGAGAAGAGGAAAAGGAGCAAACAAAGTTCTGGTGGTAATCGGAAGAGGGCCCATTTAATGAATTCTTCAAGCGAAGGGATCCACTTAAGGCGTAGTAGCCGTTTGGCGAAGATGCCAACAGCCCCAATAGACGCTCAGCCAACCCAGCCCTTGAATTCTCCTCCACATGAAAATCAATCTTATAATCAAGATATAACGGGAATAATTGCCAACATGACATCTAGTTCGACACCTCAGCAACAAGTGCCTCAAACTAGCTGTAATGAGTTGGATGGTGTTCATGCAAACACACAACCCTCATCTTCCAATCATGGTGCACTTCAACCTGAGTGTATTACTAACCGCTACAGTATGAGCTATGAttcatggtgtgaacatgatATCCCCCGAGAAGGCTCTTGCAGTGCAGACGTGCTTTCAGTTCAATTGCAGACTTCAGAACGAGTTACAGATGGGCAACAGGCACACAGACTTTCCAGTAGAGAAAACAATTTAGAGCAGGTAGACATTGAACTTAATAGAAATAGTGTTGCCACACATGGCAGGCATCAAAGGAAAGGTTCAGTGAGCACTTCAAATGAAGCAGAACAAGATGGGATCCCATCTACTTCTGGGACCCGCCAGCACATGACCTTGGCAGCTTCCTGTCGTCGCCTTGCTGCCTCAATGCCAGCGGTGAACAGCAGTTCGGCACCAGGTGGCGCCTTGTCTTCTGAACTTGAAGGTGACAATCCCTCATTGCTGCCCTACGGAACATCACCTGTTGTCCCCTCCCAGGTACACATCTATGTGTTTCTTGGTTGATAAGAGGTCAAATATGTCCGCACTGCTTTT
The Brachypodium distachyon strain Bd21 chromosome 2, Brachypodium_distachyon_v3.0, whole genome shotgun sequence genome window above contains:
- the LOC112270886 gene encoding uncharacterized protein LOC112270886 isoform X2; the protein is MASPAALVAPMEVRCAGCDETLEVDHGTTDFACPGCATEQRLPPELMPRRPRRAIPITPAVSAHDRMPCGGCGTMLSVPRGLKSFACPICGAAGTRPQASALPVAQLVSMEPQVLRDPASLATLAGQVHVEVERYRMPTHSESQGWHPNQSVYKDEPFRFNSSRADKKIPTHSGNVNEVAYSHSDSVHVEDSHIDPLHEITTRPSKNKSRIQSFFLKQNRIQSSHAEKVHQGSSSQATPVLQTQSGCSAYSDHTNQSQERFPSDIITRHGKQKTTVAPRNIGKQLIEHLDQATHEQNARGTSSDGAHADQVHVEPDSSRWNEKRKRSKQSSGGNRKRAHLMNSSSEGIHLRRSSRLAKMPTAPIDAQPTQPLNSPPHENQSYNQDITGIIANMTSSSTPQQQVPQTSCNELDGVHANTQPSSSNHGALQPECITNRYSMSYDSWCEHDIPREGSCSADVLSVQLQTSERVTDGQQAHRLSSRENNLEQVDIELNRNSVATHGRHQRKGSVSTSNEAEQDGIPSTSGTRQHMTLAASCRRLAASMPAVNSSSAPGGALSSELEGDNPSLLPYGTSPVVPSQLNDASQPDVLSASVHPSSKKRKVRGQSSKRRKQHGPSELVEPCTQSDSHSKSPDPTQELAGPTELRHDVPDCATPRNEHQHDDADYGGDGGIETVTIEKRWCHSLPNVPSDEEEKPILTPVGDTMWLVHPLYKNARLPNGVIGCIVRERYPGMVKYKGSNQHAENWRHYAVAPDPLGEKQNLLERISADFWARYRWKDGFEAHAQLVVNNVIKKEVQQLIYSARIHAVLDYFKKFRGIKIVAQEARAKYLSQEEYMKVMPYWTQACPAAWESLARKWSSEIWKEKSMESRKRRNMNREPGHRQGSSSLLRLCQKKGEKEGRDVTPIEAYLYGHRNKDSSNPSNSCDDPALQRLEAYKEAVLEIHGPDYDWINSSIDSEAVYKVCRGKPHGRWLIFNGLVNSKEILADAKSQGLKTRPTQARQQGVSDVEERFSRLLEEKLQQVEESRQARDEEVKQQMKQELQEHVAAAIQSTNEYWLTCLQNYTRQTGANISLPPPFPILRPSSQPGTSASSSSAQGTPQDASGVSGSGSEPGAGDI
- the LOC112270886 gene encoding uncharacterized protein LOC112270886 isoform X1, whose protein sequence is MASPAALVAPMEVRCAGCDETLEVDHGTTDFACPGCATEQRLPPELMPRRPRRAIPITPAVSAHDRMPCGGCGTMLSVPRGLKSFACPICGAAGTRPQASALPVAQLVSMEPQVLRDPASLATLAGQVHVEVERYRMPTHSESQGWHPNQSVYKDEPFRFNSSRADKKIPTHSGNVNEVAYSHSDSVHVEDSHIDPLHEITTRPSKNKSRIQSFFLKQNRIQSSHAEKVHQGSSSQATPVLQTQSGCSAYSDHTNQSQERFPSDIITRHGKQKTTVAPRNIGKQLIEHLDQATHEQNARGTSSDGAHADQVHVEPDSSRWNEKRKRSKQSSGGNRKRAHLMNSSSEGIHLRRSSRLAKMPTAPIDAQPTQPLNSPPHENQSYNQDITGIIANMTSSSTPQQQVPQTSCNELDGVHANTQPSSSNHGALQPECITNRYSMSYDSWCEHDIPREGSCSADVLSVQLQTSERVTDGQQAHRLSSRENNLEQVDIELNRNSVATHGRHQRKGSVSTSNEAEQDGIPSTSGTRQHMTLAASCRRLAASMPAVNSSSAPGGALSSELEGDNPSLLPYGTSPVVPSQLNDASQPDVLSASVHPSSKKRKVRGQSSKRRKQHGPSELVEPCTQSDSHSKSPDPTQELAGPTELRHDVPDCATPRNEHQHDDADYGGDGGIETVTIEKRWCHSLPNVPSDEEEKPILTPVGDTMWLVHPLYKNARLPNGVIGCIVRERYPGMVKYKGSNQHAENWRHYAVAPDPLGEKQNLLERISADFWARYRWKDGFEAHAQLVVNNVIKKEVQQLIYSARIHAVLDYFKKFRGIKIVAQEARAKYLSQEEYMKVMPYWTQACPAAWESLARKWSSEIWKEKSMESRKRRNMNREPGHRQGSSSLLRLCQKKGEKEGRDVTPIEAYLYGHRNKDSSNPSNSCDDPALQRLEAYKEAVLEIHGPDYDWINSSIDSEAVYKVCRGKPHGRWLIFNGLVNSKEILADAKSQGLKTRPTQARQQGVSDVEERFSRLLEEKLQQVEESRQARDEEVKQQMKQELQEHVAAAIQSTNEYWLTCLQNYTRQTGANISLPPPFPILRPSSQPLHHHPHRGLHRMRLVSVGAAASLEPVTFDDLSTLIPANR